A genomic window from Micromonospora ferruginea includes:
- a CDS encoding NAD(+)/NADH kinase — protein sequence MAGYVFGLVLHPTRDVAEVVGIITDWAGRHGKTLAVRAEDRHRVPASVEAVPGGELAARCDALISIGGDGTMLGALRMAVRDPKPVLGVHLGRVGFLVEVQPPDLPRALERLVAHDFTVESHACLACDVCGDDVVAFNDIALVRQPGAGFVTATLAVDGQQYGYYRCDALVVSTPTGSTAYSYAAGGPLISPATEALVVTPSAPMAGISRSVLLSPHESVHLELRPDSAPVAVEMDGLLIRQAATGGSVHVRYVRDAGQVVRLDPRRYQERNQLKLSLLDLPLLPDQLRELLPDGLREQLNRRELPPPR from the coding sequence GTGGCGGGCTACGTGTTCGGGCTGGTGCTGCACCCCACCCGGGACGTGGCCGAGGTCGTCGGGATCATCACGGACTGGGCCGGCCGGCACGGCAAGACCCTCGCGGTACGCGCGGAGGACCGGCACCGGGTGCCGGCGTCGGTGGAGGCGGTGCCGGGCGGCGAGTTGGCCGCCCGCTGCGACGCGCTGATCAGCATCGGCGGGGACGGCACCATGCTCGGCGCGCTGCGGATGGCGGTGCGCGACCCGAAGCCGGTGCTCGGCGTGCACCTGGGTCGGGTGGGCTTCCTGGTCGAGGTGCAGCCGCCGGACCTGCCCCGGGCGCTGGAACGGCTGGTCGCGCACGACTTCACCGTCGAGTCGCACGCCTGCCTGGCCTGCGACGTGTGCGGCGACGACGTGGTGGCGTTCAACGACATCGCGCTGGTCCGGCAACCCGGGGCCGGCTTCGTCACCGCCACCCTGGCCGTGGACGGCCAGCAGTACGGCTACTACCGGTGCGACGCGCTGGTGGTGAGCACGCCGACCGGCTCCACCGCGTACAGCTACGCCGCCGGCGGGCCGCTGATCTCGCCGGCGACGGAGGCGCTGGTGGTGACGCCGTCGGCCCCGATGGCCGGGATCTCCCGCTCGGTGCTGCTCTCCCCGCACGAGAGCGTGCACCTGGAGCTGCGGCCCGACTCGGCGCCGGTGGCGGTGGAGATGGACGGGCTGTTGATCCGCCAGGCGGCGACCGGCGGCTCGGTGCACGTGCGCTACGTCCGCGACGCCGGCCAGGTGGTCCGGCTCGACCCCCGCCGCTACCAGGAACGCAACCAGCTCAAGCTGAGCCTGCTGGACCTGCCGCTGCTGCCCGACCAGCTCCGCGAGCTGCTGCCGGACGGATTGCGGGAGCAGCTCAACCGCCGCGAGCTGCCCCCGCCCCGGTGA
- the glgC gene encoding glucose-1-phosphate adenylyltransferase, which yields MAAKVLAIVLAGGEGKRLMPLTTDRAKPAVPFGGMYRMVDFVLSNLANAGFLKIVVLTQYKSHSLDRHITKTWRMSTLLGNYVTPVPAQQRRGPWWFAGSADAIYQSFNLINDEQPDHVIVFGADHIYRMDPRQMVEDHIASGAGVTVAGIRQPLSMADQFGVIEVGEDGKRIRAFREKPTDAVGLPDSPGEIYASMGNYVFSTRALCEAVERDAEDKTSKHDMGGSIIPMLVERGEANVYDFKDNDVPGSTDRDRGYWRDVGTLDSFYDAHMDLINVHPVFNLYNFDWPIYTDQPPYPPAKFVHQWGERVGRAVGSMVSPGAVISGSLVENSIVSPKVKVHSWAHVDGAVLMEGVEIGRHAVVRRAILDKNVYVPEGAEIGVDLEKDRQRYTVSDNGIVVIGKGQRVEP from the coding sequence ATGGCTGCCAAGGTGCTCGCGATCGTCCTGGCCGGCGGGGAGGGCAAGCGCCTCATGCCCCTGACCACCGACCGGGCGAAGCCGGCCGTCCCCTTCGGCGGGATGTACCGCATGGTCGACTTCGTCCTCTCCAACCTGGCGAACGCCGGCTTTCTCAAGATCGTCGTGCTGACCCAGTACAAGTCGCACTCGCTGGACCGTCACATCACCAAGACCTGGCGGATGTCGACGCTGCTCGGCAACTACGTCACGCCGGTGCCGGCGCAGCAGCGCCGCGGCCCGTGGTGGTTCGCCGGCTCGGCCGACGCGATCTACCAGAGCTTCAACCTGATCAACGACGAGCAGCCGGACCACGTGATCGTCTTCGGCGCGGACCACATCTACCGGATGGATCCCCGGCAGATGGTGGAGGACCACATCGCCTCCGGCGCCGGGGTGACCGTGGCCGGCATCCGCCAGCCGCTGTCGATGGCCGACCAGTTCGGCGTGATCGAGGTCGGCGAGGACGGCAAGCGGATCCGGGCGTTCCGGGAGAAGCCCACCGACGCGGTGGGGCTGCCCGACTCGCCGGGCGAGATCTACGCGTCGATGGGCAACTACGTGTTCAGCACCCGGGCGCTCTGTGAGGCGGTCGAGCGCGACGCGGAGGACAAGACCAGCAAGCACGACATGGGCGGCAGCATCATCCCGATGCTTGTCGAGCGCGGCGAGGCCAACGTCTACGACTTCAAGGACAACGACGTGCCGGGCAGCACCGACCGCGACCGCGGCTACTGGCGCGACGTGGGGACGCTCGACTCGTTCTACGACGCGCACATGGATCTGATCAACGTGCACCCGGTGTTCAACCTCTACAACTTCGACTGGCCGATCTACACCGACCAGCCGCCGTACCCGCCGGCCAAGTTCGTCCACCAGTGGGGCGAACGGGTGGGGCGGGCGGTCGGCTCGATGGTCTCGCCCGGGGCGGTGATCTCCGGCTCGCTGGTGGAGAACTCGATCGTCTCGCCGAAGGTCAAGGTGCACTCCTGGGCGCACGTCGACGGGGCGGTGCTGATGGAAGGCGTCGAGATCGGCCGGCACGCGGTCGTCCGGCGGGCGATCCTGGACAAGAACGTCTACGTTCCGGAGGGCGCCGAGATCGGCGTCGACCTGGAGAAGGACCGCCAGCGCTACACCGTGTCCGACAACGGCATCGTCGTCATCGGCAAGGGTCAGCGCGTCGAGCCCTGA
- a CDS encoding sugar phosphate nucleotidyltransferase has protein sequence MHVVIMAGGAGVRLRPYTSTLPKPLVPIGESYAILEIVLRQLADRGFTHVTLAINHLGALIRAFVGDGSRFGLNVDYVEEDKPLSTIGPLFGIRHRLPEHFLVMNGDVLTDLDYADLLATHARSGAPLTVATYRRTVKIDFGVLELAGDKITSFAEKPVLHYRVSMGVYGLSRDTIARYPVGQPFGFDQLVLDLLGRGEPPAGYEFDGYWLDIGRPEDYDEANRCFADVRDMLLPVGAPARA, from the coding sequence ATGCATGTCGTGATCATGGCCGGCGGCGCGGGGGTTCGGCTGCGGCCCTACACCTCCACGTTGCCGAAGCCGCTCGTGCCGATCGGGGAGAGCTACGCGATCCTCGAGATCGTGCTGCGTCAACTCGCCGACCGTGGCTTCACCCACGTGACGTTGGCGATCAACCACCTCGGCGCGTTGATCCGGGCGTTCGTCGGCGACGGCTCCCGCTTCGGTCTGAACGTCGACTACGTCGAGGAGGACAAGCCGCTGTCGACCATCGGGCCGCTCTTCGGGATCCGGCATCGCCTGCCCGAGCACTTCCTGGTGATGAACGGCGACGTGCTCACCGATCTCGACTACGCCGACCTGCTGGCGACTCACGCGCGCTCGGGCGCGCCGCTGACGGTCGCCACCTACCGGCGCACCGTCAAGATCGACTTCGGGGTGTTGGAGCTGGCCGGCGACAAGATCACCTCATTCGCCGAGAAGCCGGTCCTGCACTACCGGGTGAGCATGGGTGTCTACGGGCTCTCCCGGGACACCATCGCCCGCTACCCGGTGGGGCAACCCTTCGGGTTCGACCAACTGGTGCTCGACCTGTTGGGTCGGGGGGAGCCGCCGGCCGGCTACGAGTTCGACGGCTACTGGCTCGACATCGGGCGGCCCGAGGACTACGACGAGGCCAACCGGTGCTTCGCCGATGTCCGGGACATGCTGCTGCCCGTCGGCGCACCGGCACGGGCATGA
- the glgA gene encoding glycogen synthase, with protein MAPLRVDLLTREYPPEVYGGAGVHVEYLARELRRLAEVRVHCFGAPRDSPGVTAYPEPAGLAGANAALRVMGVDLEMAAGTAGTDVVHSHTWYANLAGHTAKLLHGVPHVVSAHSLEPLRPWKAEQLGGGYALSSWCERTAFEAADAIIAVSAGMRRDVLTAYPQVNPDRVRVVYNGIDTAQYAPDRGTDVLDRLGIDPARPSVVYVGRITRQKGLPYLLRAARELPADTQLVLLAGAPDTPEIGAEVEELAAELRATRSGVVWVAAMLPKHEVIQVLTHATIFVCPSVYEPMGIVNLEAMACETAVVATATGGIPEVVADGETGLLVPIEQAGDGSGTPLDPERFVADLAARMNELLADPARIAAFGAAGRRRAVEHFSWSAIADQTLAVYDSVKGGAPA; from the coding sequence ATGGCACCGTTGCGCGTCGACCTGCTCACCCGTGAATACCCGCCGGAGGTCTACGGCGGCGCCGGGGTGCACGTGGAATACCTGGCCCGGGAGCTGCGCCGGCTCGCCGAGGTGCGGGTGCACTGCTTCGGCGCGCCGCGCGACTCCCCGGGCGTGACGGCGTACCCCGAGCCGGCCGGGCTGGCCGGCGCGAACGCCGCGCTACGGGTGATGGGCGTCGACCTGGAGATGGCCGCCGGCACCGCCGGCACCGACGTGGTGCACAGCCACACCTGGTACGCGAACCTCGCCGGGCACACCGCGAAGCTGCTGCACGGGGTGCCGCACGTGGTCAGCGCGCACAGCCTGGAGCCGCTGCGCCCGTGGAAGGCCGAGCAGCTCGGCGGCGGCTACGCGCTCTCCTCCTGGTGCGAGCGGACCGCGTTCGAGGCCGCCGACGCGATCATCGCGGTGAGCGCGGGCATGCGCCGCGACGTGCTCACCGCCTACCCGCAGGTCAACCCGGACCGGGTTCGGGTGGTCTACAACGGCATCGACACCGCGCAGTACGCCCCGGACCGGGGCACCGACGTGCTCGACCGGCTCGGCATCGACCCGGCCCGCCCCAGCGTGGTCTACGTCGGGCGGATCACCCGGCAGAAGGGCCTGCCCTACCTGCTGCGGGCGGCTCGGGAGCTGCCCGCCGACACCCAGTTGGTGCTGCTGGCCGGCGCGCCGGACACCCCGGAGATCGGCGCGGAGGTCGAGGAGCTGGCCGCCGAGCTGCGGGCGACGCGCTCCGGCGTGGTGTGGGTGGCGGCGATGCTGCCCAAGCACGAGGTGATCCAGGTGCTCACGCACGCCACGATCTTCGTCTGCCCGTCCGTCTACGAGCCGATGGGCATCGTCAACCTGGAGGCGATGGCCTGCGAGACCGCCGTGGTGGCCACCGCCACCGGCGGCATCCCCGAGGTGGTGGCCGACGGCGAGACCGGGCTGCTGGTGCCGATCGAGCAGGCCGGCGACGGCTCCGGCACGCCGCTGGACCCGGAGCGTTTCGTGGCCGACCTGGCCGCCCGGATGAACGAGCTGCTGGCCGACCCGGCACGGATCGCCGCGTTCGGCGCGGCGGGCCGCCGGCGAGCGGTGGAGCACTTCTCCTGGTCCGCGATCGCCGACCAGACCCTCGCCGTCTACGACTCCGTGAAAGGCGGGGCCCCCGCTTAA
- the pgm gene encoding phosphoglucomutase (alpha-D-glucose-1,6-bisphosphate-dependent) encodes MAHPRAGQPAEPADLVDVPRLVTAYYAEHPDPSDPAQQVSFGTSGHRGSSLRNAFNSDHIVAVTQALCDYRREQGLDGPLFLARDSHALSAPAEADALEVLAANGVTVLRDSRDGYTPTPAASHAILTHNRGRTSGLADGVVITPSHNPPSDGGFKYNPTNGGPADTDVTKWIQDRANAILAAGLKEVKRIPYARARAADTTGEYDFLAHYVDDLPAALDIDAIRDAGVRIGADPMGGASVAYWGEIAERHRLDLTVINPEVDPTWRFMTLDGDGKIRMDCSSPNAMASLIAARDRFQVSTGNDADADRHGIVTPDGGLMNPNHYLAVAIGHLFRTRDRWSPAAAVGKTLVSSSMIDRVAADLGRTLLEVPVGFKWFVPGLLDGSVGFGGEESAGASFLRRDGSTWTTDKDGILLCLLAAEIIATTGRTPSEHWAELAEKFGAPAYARIDAPAGREEKAVLAKLSPEQVSATELAGEPITAVLTSAPGNGAAIGGLKVTTESGWFAARPSGTEDVYKIYAESFQGPEHLARIQDEAKSLVDGVLGG; translated from the coding sequence GTGGCCCACCCCCGTGCCGGGCAGCCCGCCGAGCCCGCCGACCTGGTCGACGTGCCCCGGCTGGTCACCGCCTACTACGCCGAGCACCCGGACCCGAGCGACCCGGCGCAGCAGGTCTCCTTCGGCACCTCCGGGCACCGCGGGTCGAGCCTGCGCAACGCGTTCAACTCCGACCACATCGTCGCGGTGACCCAGGCGCTCTGCGACTACCGGCGGGAGCAGGGCCTGGACGGGCCGCTGTTCCTGGCCCGGGACAGCCACGCGCTGTCCGCGCCGGCCGAGGCCGACGCGCTGGAGGTGCTCGCCGCCAACGGCGTCACCGTGCTGCGCGACAGCCGCGACGGCTACACCCCGACCCCGGCGGCCTCGCACGCCATCCTCACCCACAACCGGGGCCGCACGTCCGGCCTCGCCGACGGCGTCGTGATCACCCCGTCGCACAACCCGCCGTCCGACGGCGGGTTCAAGTACAACCCCACCAACGGCGGGCCCGCCGACACCGACGTCACGAAGTGGATCCAGGACCGCGCGAACGCCATCCTCGCCGCCGGGCTCAAGGAGGTGAAGCGCATCCCGTACGCGCGGGCGCGCGCCGCGGACACCACCGGGGAGTACGACTTCCTCGCCCACTACGTCGACGACCTGCCCGCCGCACTGGACATCGACGCGATCCGGGACGCCGGGGTGCGCATCGGCGCCGACCCGATGGGCGGGGCGAGCGTGGCGTACTGGGGGGAGATCGCCGAGCGGCACCGCCTCGACCTCACGGTGATCAACCCGGAGGTGGACCCGACCTGGCGGTTCATGACCCTCGACGGCGACGGCAAGATCCGGATGGACTGCTCCTCGCCGAACGCGATGGCCTCGCTGATCGCCGCCCGCGACAGGTTCCAGGTCTCCACCGGCAACGACGCCGACGCCGACCGGCACGGCATCGTCACGCCGGACGGCGGGCTGATGAACCCCAACCACTACCTGGCGGTGGCGATCGGCCACCTGTTCCGTACCCGGGACCGGTGGAGCCCGGCCGCGGCGGTGGGCAAGACGCTCGTCTCCTCCTCGATGATCGACCGCGTCGCGGCCGACCTGGGCCGGACCCTGCTGGAGGTGCCGGTCGGGTTCAAGTGGTTCGTGCCCGGCCTGCTCGACGGCTCGGTCGGCTTCGGCGGTGAGGAGAGCGCCGGCGCGTCCTTCCTGCGCCGCGACGGCAGCACCTGGACCACCGACAAGGACGGCATCCTGCTCTGCCTGCTCGCCGCCGAGATCATCGCCACCACCGGGCGGACGCCGAGCGAGCACTGGGCCGAGCTGGCCGAGAAGTTCGGCGCGCCGGCCTACGCGCGGATCGACGCCCCGGCCGGGCGGGAGGAGAAGGCGGTCCTGGCGAAGCTCTCGCCGGAGCAGGTCAGCGCGACCGAGCTGGCCGGCGAGCCGATCACCGCGGTGCTGACCAGCGCGCCGGGCAACGGCGCCGCGATCGGCGGGCTGAAGGTGACCACCGAGTCGGGCTGGTTCGCCGCCCGGCCGTCCGGCACCGAGGACGTCTACAAGATCTATGCCGAGTCGTTCCAGGGTCCGGAGCACCTGGCCCGGATCCAGGACGAGGCCAAGTCGCTGGTCGACGGCGTGCTCGGCGGCTGA
- a CDS encoding lipopolysaccharide biosynthesis protein: MAPRAARGGGRGASADRTVEGRRVRWRASAWPTLSAGRRGVISVAAGSAGGQVLALAAAPLLARLYRPADFGHLTVVAALAVTVGTVAALRFEMAIPLAEQESVARALVGLGLVAVCATAGLGSVLVLLAGDEVARWFGQPELAPWLWVVPPSAAAMGVVLVLNQLAVRHRRYGAIGRRNLFQSAGVVVTQIVAGVAGLRTGGLTLGFGFGQVVAAVVLLRDASGQGVAVKADHGPRRLLAVARRYRRFPLLMAPSGLLNILGTQLPVLLIAFWYGSAVAGWLGLTQRVIAMPAALVASAVAQVYLAEIARTAREAPAGSRRVFVSASRKLALIAAVSALAVVVGAPGVFSLIFGPQWHSSGSFAQGMAVFMAAQFIASPLSQTLVVFERQGLQLAWDVGRLVAVAGAVSLVALLGGSPLVAIWAFGIAGALTYGVGWLMSLRVVTVASRAGRESRSRPQLVPQS, encoded by the coding sequence GTGGCGCCTCGTGCCGCTCGCGGGGGAGGCCGGGGCGCGTCGGCAGACCGGACCGTCGAAGGTCGTCGGGTGAGGTGGCGGGCATCCGCATGGCCGACGCTGTCGGCGGGCCGGCGAGGGGTCATCAGCGTTGCCGCCGGATCCGCGGGTGGGCAGGTTCTCGCCCTGGCGGCTGCGCCCCTGCTGGCCAGGCTCTACCGCCCCGCTGACTTCGGCCATCTCACCGTCGTCGCCGCGTTGGCGGTCACCGTCGGCACGGTGGCGGCGCTCCGGTTCGAGATGGCGATCCCGTTGGCCGAACAGGAGAGCGTCGCCCGCGCGCTGGTGGGCCTCGGCCTCGTCGCGGTGTGCGCGACCGCCGGCCTGGGCTCGGTCCTGGTGCTGCTGGCCGGCGACGAGGTGGCCCGGTGGTTCGGTCAGCCGGAGCTGGCGCCCTGGCTGTGGGTGGTCCCACCCTCCGCCGCGGCGATGGGTGTGGTCCTCGTGCTCAACCAACTCGCCGTCCGACACCGTCGGTACGGGGCGATCGGACGGCGCAACCTGTTCCAGTCCGCCGGTGTCGTGGTCACGCAGATCGTGGCCGGTGTCGCGGGTCTGCGTACCGGCGGACTGACACTGGGGTTCGGGTTCGGTCAGGTGGTGGCCGCCGTCGTCCTTCTCCGGGACGCGAGCGGGCAGGGCGTGGCGGTGAAGGCGGACCACGGACCTCGGCGGCTGCTGGCGGTGGCTCGACGGTATCGGCGGTTTCCGCTCCTCATGGCTCCGTCCGGTCTGCTCAACATCCTCGGCACCCAGCTCCCGGTCCTGCTCATCGCGTTCTGGTACGGGAGCGCCGTCGCCGGTTGGTTGGGGTTGACCCAGCGGGTGATCGCGATGCCAGCCGCCCTGGTGGCCTCTGCCGTCGCCCAGGTCTATCTGGCGGAGATCGCCCGGACCGCCCGCGAGGCACCCGCCGGGAGCCGGCGAGTCTTCGTGAGCGCGAGCCGGAAGCTGGCGTTGATCGCGGCCGTCAGCGCGCTTGCCGTCGTGGTCGGCGCGCCGGGGGTGTTCTCCCTGATATTCGGGCCGCAGTGGCACAGCAGCGGCAGCTTCGCGCAGGGCATGGCCGTCTTCATGGCCGCTCAGTTCATCGCGTCCCCGCTCTCGCAGACCCTGGTCGTGTTCGAGCGGCAGGGGCTGCAACTCGCCTGGGACGTCGGCCGACTTGTCGCGGTCGCCGGAGCGGTCTCGCTGGTGGCGCTGCTCGGTGGTTCTCCGCTGGTCGCGATCTGGGCGTTCGGCATCGCCGGCGCCCTGACCTACGGCGTCGGCTGGCTGATGTCGCTTCGGGTGGTGACGGTGGCCAGCCGGGCCGGACGTGAGTCGCGTTCCCGGCCGCAGCTCGTGCCACAGAGTTGA
- a CDS encoding O-antigen ligase family protein: MVMIGGRVPTAAGGPIGLERTPPQATAASAVVRAVAVVALLNFDLFPRLVGRGLLITAVVLAVPLLLHDILSGQSRARMVVCAVLTTFGILALPPILEPPQTEYGQQKFFLLVTLTMFAALAVAVLRGRRDVEAFAAVFVVSGLVLAVAALVGDPENGRATGFGANPIWVARAIGGAIVALIWLSLKKRLSVWWTAGAAALLLLGLFATGSRGPLLAAVVALFVLVLAGLRLKIRRTRREWVGLGLMGALVVTVIALPSLLPPRVYAFVVDPSEELHGSARAAMRDVTLPMIAEHPGGVGVGNWSYYADMPMHNYPHNLWLELPAESGWWVAGAFALAVVVVAVGLWRSSRRDPAAGFALALVTFYAVAVSTSGDINGDRPLFAALALGVLVLAGATRATSRRPGVPSTRHPAVGGADASWRLVPLAGEAGARRQTGPSKVVG, translated from the coding sequence ATGGTGATGATCGGCGGCCGTGTCCCGACGGCCGCGGGCGGACCGATCGGGCTGGAGCGGACGCCGCCGCAGGCCACCGCGGCCTCGGCCGTGGTGCGGGCCGTCGCCGTGGTGGCTCTTCTCAACTTCGACCTGTTTCCGCGCCTGGTCGGCCGGGGACTCCTGATCACCGCGGTGGTCCTGGCGGTTCCGTTGCTCCTGCACGACATCCTCAGCGGGCAGTCGCGGGCGAGGATGGTGGTGTGCGCGGTGTTGACGACCTTCGGGATCCTTGCCCTGCCGCCGATCCTCGAGCCACCCCAGACGGAGTACGGCCAGCAGAAGTTCTTCCTCCTGGTGACTCTGACGATGTTCGCCGCTCTGGCGGTCGCGGTGCTGCGAGGGCGACGGGACGTCGAGGCTTTCGCCGCGGTGTTCGTCGTGTCCGGTCTGGTGCTTGCGGTCGCCGCTCTGGTCGGTGACCCGGAGAACGGCCGGGCGACCGGGTTCGGCGCCAACCCGATCTGGGTCGCGAGGGCGATCGGTGGCGCGATCGTGGCGCTCATCTGGCTGTCTCTCAAGAAGCGGCTGTCCGTCTGGTGGACCGCGGGCGCGGCGGCGCTGCTCCTCCTCGGCCTGTTCGCGACCGGCTCCCGGGGGCCGTTGCTGGCGGCGGTGGTGGCCCTCTTCGTGCTCGTGCTCGCCGGGCTCCGGCTGAAGATCCGCCGGACCCGCCGCGAATGGGTCGGCCTGGGGCTGATGGGTGCTCTGGTGGTGACGGTGATCGCCCTGCCGTCACTGCTGCCCCCGAGGGTGTACGCGTTCGTGGTCGACCCGAGCGAGGAGTTGCACGGCAGTGCGCGGGCCGCGATGCGCGACGTCACCCTGCCGATGATCGCCGAGCACCCCGGCGGCGTAGGCGTCGGCAACTGGAGCTACTACGCCGACATGCCGATGCACAACTACCCGCACAACCTGTGGCTCGAGCTGCCGGCGGAGTCGGGCTGGTGGGTGGCGGGCGCCTTCGCGCTGGCCGTCGTGGTGGTGGCCGTCGGGCTCTGGCGCTCGAGCCGGCGTGACCCCGCCGCCGGGTTCGCGCTCGCTCTGGTGACGTTCTACGCGGTTGCCGTCTCGACGTCCGGCGACATCAACGGCGACCGTCCACTGTTCGCCGCGCTGGCCCTCGGAGTGCTCGTACTCGCCGGCGCGACCCGCGCGACCTCCCGACGTCCCGGCGTCCCCTCGACCCGGCACCCGGCGGTCGGTGGTGCCGACGCCTCGTGGCGCCTCGTGCCGCTCGCGGGGGAGGCCGGGGCGCGTCGGCAGACCGGACCGTCGAAGGTCGTCGGGTGA